DNA from Saccharicrinis carchari:
TTACAACGCAATAGAATGGCCTATGAATCCTTACTGAAAGAGATAGAAGATTTAAAAAATACCGTAAGCAAAAAATCTTTGTATGTACAAAATCTTAAAAAGGATGAGAAATGGTTAAAACGGGAAATAGCAAAAAAAGAGAAAGCAAGTAAAGAGTTAGAGTTGGTTATTGAAAGGGCAATTGCCAAGGCATCCAAGGAAACGAATTATGCGTTTTCTAATTTTTTAAGTGCAAAGGGAAATTTAATATGGCCGGTGGATAATGGGGTAGTAACAAGTCAGTTTGGTGAACATAATCACGCGGTTTTAAAGGGCGTAAAAGTGAAGAACAATGGGATAGATATTACAGCAGCTAAAGAAAGTACCGTTAAAAGTGTATATGAGGGTACTGTAAGCCGCGTGATTGCTATCCCGGGGTACAATAAAGCGGTTATTGTTAGGCATGGTAAATTTTTAACGGTATACGCTAATTTGGCTACCGTAAATGTAAAATCAGGGCAACTCGTAAAAAGCAAGCAAAGTATTGGCCAAGTTTTTGCCGGGAGCAAGGATAAGAATGGTATATTACATTTTGAAATCTGGGAAGAGAATAAAAAAACCAACCCACTCGAGTG
Protein-coding regions in this window:
- a CDS encoding murein hydrolase activator EnvC family protein, whose product is MEAAYILKYHQHIKLKVYKIALGLIFICAVLGAQTQDIESLKNKRQQYEQEISNAKKLLVKKGNTRQSFLEELAVVNAQIKAQNKVIASFKEQIDISNEVIKKNKASIETLTKELKALKESYHKLIVETNKQVNSNYNEFMIVFSAKSFSEAYRRFNLMKQYASYRKKQGLVLMDTKTELDSIVVENEKVLQRNRMAYESLLKEIEDLKNTVSKKSLYVQNLKKDEKWLKREIAKKEKASKELELVIERAIAKASKETNYAFSNFLSAKGNLIWPVDNGVVTSQFGEHNHAVLKGVKVKNNGIDITAAKESTVKSVYEGTVSRVIAIPGYNKAVIVRHGKFLTVYANLATVNVKSGQLVKSKQSIGQVFAGSKDKNGILHFEIWEENKKTNPLEWLKK